One part of the Xylanimonas allomyrinae genome encodes these proteins:
- a CDS encoding carbohydrate ABC transporter permease codes for MSTITEHERSRTGRRAPARRGGLKSVFFSQKAAPYIFVLPFIVTFLVFWGFPIARSVAMSFEHIVPGRSYFVGLGNFERMFGDRIFWVAVTNSLRYMLVTLVLLIPIPLTLAVLVNSKIGSPRIKSFFKAAMFVPALTSVVVAGIIFRLIFSESSTALMNQALGLIGLDPVRWLRSGGTALVALVAIALWRWTGVNMMYFLAALQSVPQEYYEAAELDGAGRFKTFIHVTLPSIRPTIVFVTTISIFGGLAMFVEAFMLWGGASSPNNVGLTIVGYLYSLGVQRGDMGYASAVGVVLLLAVLIINFTQLTLTGFFKKDNR; via the coding sequence ATGTCGACCATCACCGAACACGAGCGCAGCCGCACCGGCCGTCGCGCCCCGGCGCGAAGAGGCGGGCTCAAGTCCGTCTTCTTCTCGCAGAAGGCAGCGCCGTACATCTTCGTGCTGCCGTTCATCGTGACGTTCCTGGTCTTCTGGGGATTCCCGATCGCTCGATCGGTCGCGATGAGCTTCGAGCACATCGTCCCCGGCCGGTCCTACTTCGTCGGCCTGGGCAACTTCGAGCGCATGTTCGGCGACCGCATCTTCTGGGTCGCGGTGACGAACTCGCTGCGCTACATGCTCGTCACGCTCGTCCTGCTGATCCCGATCCCGCTGACACTGGCGGTGCTGGTCAACTCGAAGATCGGATCGCCGCGGATCAAGTCCTTCTTCAAGGCCGCGATGTTCGTGCCCGCCCTGACCTCCGTCGTCGTGGCCGGCATCATCTTCCGGCTCATCTTCTCGGAGTCGAGCACCGCGCTGATGAACCAGGCGCTGGGCCTGATCGGGCTCGACCCCGTCCGGTGGCTGCGCAGCGGCGGCACCGCCCTCGTGGCCCTGGTCGCCATCGCCCTGTGGCGGTGGACCGGCGTCAACATGATGTACTTCCTCGCCGCGCTCCAGTCGGTCCCCCAGGAGTACTACGAGGCCGCCGAGCTCGACGGCGCAGGCCGGTTCAAGACCTTCATCCACGTCACGCTGCCGTCCATCCGGCCCACGATCGTCTTCGTCACCACGATCTCGATCTTCGGCGGGCTCGCGATGTTCGTCGAGGCCTTCATGCTCTGGGGCGGCGCGAGCTCACCGAACAACGTGGGCCTCACGATCGTCGGCTACCTGTACAGCCTCGGCGTGCAGCGCGGTGACATGGGCTACGCCTCCGCCGTCGGCGTCGTGCTGCTGCTCGCCGTCCTCATCATCAACTTCACTCAGCTCACGCTGACCGGATTCTTCAAGAAGGACAATCGATGA
- a CDS encoding carbohydrate ABC transporter permease, whose amino-acid sequence MSAISSSGTAGQTLREDDPNRLFRGRSLAMSAALIVIAIIALIPLWAIFAGTFQDGIRLMREGLNLSIDFEQAGFYNYRLLFSAESGNYFRWFGNSLMVTGIQTVLTLFISAFVAYGFAKYEFRFKSSLFVLVIVLMTVPLEMMMLPLFQQTNAMGLQNTHVALFLPFLASAITIFFFRQYLAGIPTEIIEAGRVDGVSEFGIFFRLVLPLMKPAMAAMAILNGMMAWNAFLWPLLVLRSNELFTLPIGLSSLLSPYGNNYNLLIIGAFFSLFPILILFLLFQRFFISGMTAGAVKG is encoded by the coding sequence ATGAGCGCGATTTCCTCTTCGGGCACCGCCGGCCAGACCCTGCGCGAAGACGACCCGAACCGCCTGTTCCGTGGGCGCTCGCTCGCCATGAGCGCGGCACTCATCGTCATCGCGATCATCGCTCTCATCCCGCTGTGGGCGATCTTTGCCGGCACCTTCCAGGACGGCATCCGGCTCATGCGAGAGGGCCTGAACCTCAGCATCGACTTCGAGCAGGCGGGCTTCTACAACTACCGGTTGCTCTTCTCCGCCGAGTCGGGCAACTACTTCCGGTGGTTCGGCAACTCGCTGATGGTGACCGGCATCCAGACGGTGCTCACCCTGTTCATCTCGGCATTCGTCGCCTATGGCTTCGCCAAGTACGAGTTCCGGTTCAAGTCGAGCCTCTTCGTCCTGGTCATCGTCCTCATGACGGTCCCGCTCGAGATGATGATGCTGCCGCTGTTCCAGCAGACGAACGCGATGGGCCTGCAGAACACGCACGTCGCACTGTTCCTGCCCTTCCTCGCCTCGGCCATCACGATCTTCTTCTTCCGGCAGTACCTGGCGGGAATACCGACCGAGATCATCGAGGCCGGGCGCGTCGACGGCGTGAGCGAGTTCGGTATCTTCTTCCGCCTCGTCCTGCCGCTGATGAAGCCCGCCATGGCAGCGATGGCGATCCTCAACGGAATGATGGCGTGGAACGCCTTCCTCTGGCCGCTGCTGGTGCTCAGGTCCAACGAGCTGTTCACGCTGCCGATCGGCCTGAGCTCCCTGCTCAGCCCCTATGGGAACAACTACAACCTGCTCATTATCGGAGCGTTCTTCTCGCTCTTCCCGATCCTCATCCTGTTCCTGCTCTTCCAGCGCTTCTTCATCAGCGGCATGACCGCCGGTGCGGTCAAGGGCTGA
- a CDS encoding ABC transporter substrate-binding protein, whose translation MTFVEGHGHFMAAMAEKWNEENPDRAIDLQFNVTGWDEMHNQALLTLTSGGDVPDIVDLEIGRFSDFVRGEQILVDLTPFAEPFRDSIVEARLDLYSRDGKLFGLDYHVGATVAFYNAALLEAAGIDWTTIRTWEDYRDAGIAYTEATGRHFGVTETSASWQLQVLLAQLGGELIAPDGTPDLTNEKVVEAITILQDIADQGASSPIPGGQADHEQEGRPAFATGDWAAAIMPMWYAERFLTWQPENAGQWVVAAPPTIDGAVQATVGGGGTGTAVPLASPNADLAAEFVAFAKLSVAGNELVWSELGFDPLNMDVWTDESVTQDPDNAYVQFFANNPFDALNEMGDAIGLLQSQKADAWPIVNTIMTTDVLNNIFENGMSIEDALNQGQADALNQAR comes from the coding sequence ATGACCTTCGTCGAAGGTCACGGACACTTCATGGCCGCCATGGCGGAGAAGTGGAACGAGGAGAACCCCGACCGGGCGATCGACCTTCAGTTCAACGTCACGGGCTGGGACGAGATGCACAACCAGGCGCTGCTGACGCTCACGAGCGGCGGCGACGTCCCGGACATCGTCGACCTCGAGATCGGTCGCTTCTCGGACTTCGTCCGCGGTGAGCAGATCCTCGTCGACCTCACGCCGTTCGCCGAGCCCTTCCGGGACTCGATCGTCGAGGCTCGCCTCGACCTGTACAGCCGCGACGGAAAGCTGTTCGGCCTCGACTACCACGTCGGCGCCACCGTCGCGTTCTACAACGCGGCGCTGCTGGAGGCCGCGGGCATCGACTGGACCACCATCCGGACGTGGGAGGACTACCGCGACGCCGGTATCGCCTACACCGAGGCGACGGGCCGCCACTTCGGCGTGACCGAGACGTCGGCATCGTGGCAGCTCCAGGTGCTGCTCGCGCAGCTCGGCGGCGAGCTGATCGCCCCCGACGGCACGCCGGACCTGACCAACGAGAAGGTCGTCGAGGCCATCACGATCCTGCAGGACATCGCCGACCAGGGCGCATCGAGCCCCATCCCGGGCGGTCAGGCCGACCACGAGCAGGAGGGTCGCCCCGCCTTCGCCACGGGTGACTGGGCCGCTGCCATCATGCCGATGTGGTACGCAGAGCGCTTCCTGACGTGGCAGCCGGAGAACGCGGGCCAGTGGGTCGTCGCCGCGCCCCCGACGATCGACGGCGCCGTGCAGGCCACCGTCGGCGGCGGCGGCACCGGTACGGCCGTGCCGCTCGCCTCGCCGAACGCCGACCTCGCGGCCGAGTTCGTGGCCTTCGCCAAGCTGTCGGTCGCCGGCAACGAGCTGGTCTGGTCGGAGCTCGGGTTCGACCCGCTGAACATGGACGTCTGGACCGACGAGTCCGTCACCCAGGACCCGGACAACGCCTACGTCCAGTTCTTCGCCAACAACCCGTTCGACGCTCTCAACGAGATGGGCGACGCCATCGGCCTGCTCCAGTCGCAGAAGGCCGACGCCTGGCCGATCGTGAACACGATCATGACCACCGACGTGCTCAACAACATCTTCGAGAACGGCATGAGCATCGAGGACGCCCTCAACCAGGGTCAGGCCGACGCCCTCAACCAGGCTCGCTGA
- a CDS encoding alpha-N-arabinofuranosidase, translating to MHNASVTVNPAFVVGPVRPRTFGSFVEHLGRCVYEGIYEPGHPTADADGFRGDVAELTRELGTTTVRYPGGNFVSGYKWEDGIGPKEDRPARLDLAWHSTDPNTVGVDEFMLWCQKVGVEPMMAVNLGTRGVAEALDILEYCNIPGGTAWSEQRKANGAEDPYRVQMWCLGNEMDGPWQTGHKTAEEYARLATESARAMRQMQPGLELVVCGSSSSDMDTFGTWEYTVLSEAYEHVDYVSAHEYYYEDGGDLASFLGSAVKMDRFIKSVVAVADAVRAAGKHDKRINISFDEWNVWYQQATPSKPPTGDDWPVAPALLEDVYTVADAVVVGDLLITLLRNTDRVHAASLAQLVNVIAPIMTETGGRAWKQTIFHPFALTANNARGDVLQVAVDAPTIATERHGEIPALSAVATHDPATGDVVVFAANRSTSDAVALDIDLSAFAGLEIVEALTYGNDDPYWTATADDSTSVLPAHNTTAVLADGRVTAELPATSWTMVRLGTTA from the coding sequence ATGCACAACGCGTCCGTGACCGTGAACCCGGCGTTCGTCGTCGGGCCGGTCCGCCCCCGTACGTTCGGGTCGTTCGTCGAGCACCTGGGCCGGTGCGTCTACGAAGGCATCTACGAGCCCGGCCACCCGACCGCCGACGCCGACGGCTTCCGCGGGGACGTCGCCGAGCTCACCAGGGAGCTGGGCACGACGACGGTGCGCTACCCCGGCGGGAACTTCGTCTCCGGCTACAAGTGGGAGGACGGCATCGGCCCCAAGGAGGACCGGCCCGCCCGCCTCGACCTGGCCTGGCACTCGACCGACCCGAACACCGTCGGTGTCGACGAGTTCATGCTGTGGTGCCAGAAGGTCGGCGTCGAGCCGATGATGGCGGTGAACCTGGGCACGCGCGGGGTCGCGGAGGCCCTCGACATCCTCGAGTACTGCAACATTCCCGGCGGCACCGCGTGGTCGGAGCAGCGCAAGGCCAACGGCGCCGAGGACCCGTACCGCGTCCAGATGTGGTGCCTCGGCAACGAGATGGACGGACCCTGGCAGACCGGTCACAAGACCGCGGAGGAGTATGCGCGCCTCGCGACCGAGTCGGCGCGGGCGATGCGGCAGATGCAGCCCGGTCTTGAGCTCGTCGTGTGCGGCTCGTCGTCCTCGGACATGGACACGTTCGGCACCTGGGAGTACACGGTGCTCTCCGAGGCCTACGAGCACGTCGACTACGTCTCCGCCCACGAGTACTACTACGAGGACGGCGGCGACCTGGCCTCGTTCCTCGGCTCGGCCGTGAAGATGGACCGCTTCATCAAGTCCGTGGTCGCGGTCGCCGACGCCGTCCGCGCGGCGGGCAAGCACGACAAGCGCATCAACATCTCGTTCGACGAGTGGAACGTCTGGTACCAGCAGGCGACGCCGTCGAAGCCCCCGACGGGCGACGACTGGCCCGTCGCCCCGGCGCTGCTCGAGGACGTCTACACCGTCGCCGACGCCGTCGTGGTCGGCGACCTCCTCATCACGCTGCTGCGCAACACCGACCGCGTCCACGCGGCCTCGCTCGCCCAGCTCGTCAACGTGATCGCCCCGATCATGACGGAGACGGGTGGCCGGGCGTGGAAGCAGACGATCTTCCACCCGTTCGCGCTCACGGCCAACAACGCCCGCGGCGACGTGCTCCAGGTGGCGGTCGACGCCCCGACGATCGCCACCGAGCGCCACGGCGAGATCCCGGCGCTGTCGGCGGTCGCGACGCACGACCCCGCGACGGGCGACGTCGTGGTCTTCGCGGCCAACCGCTCGACGTCGGACGCGGTGGCGCTCGACATCGACCTGTCGGCCTTCGCCGGGCTGGAGATCGTCGAGGCGCTGACGTACGGCAACGACGACCCGTACTGGACCGCGACGGCCGACGACTCGACGTCGGTGCTGCCGGCCCACAACACGACCGCCGTCCTCGCCGACGGACGCGTGACGGCCGAGCTGCCCGCCACGTCGTGGACGATGGTCCGGCTCGGCACGACGGCGTGA
- a CDS encoding NAD-dependent epimerase/dehydratase family protein codes for MPSRVLPQPRSATTGRVVVTGAAGRLGVAVVEDLTDHGWDVVAVDQTPPPARAPGRFVTADLTDYGQVAELMSGFDESAPATAVVHLAAVPAPGLRPDAATFANNVPATYNVFRAARAAGVRNVVWASSETVLGLPFAVPPVSVPVDEEMPVQPWSTYALGKVCEEELARHLVRWDPELKMVALRFSNVMHPQDYLEFDTWQDDASARRWNMWSYIDARDGAQATRRALEADLVGFEAFIIANSDTCMRRDSADLLDEQFPGIERTRAIRGRESLLSIDKARRLLGYEPRHSWTT; via the coding sequence ATGCCGTCGCGCGTTCTGCCGCAGCCCCGGTCGGCGACCACCGGACGGGTGGTCGTCACCGGGGCTGCCGGCCGGCTCGGGGTCGCCGTCGTCGAGGACCTCACCGACCACGGCTGGGACGTGGTGGCGGTCGACCAGACCCCGCCCCCGGCCCGGGCGCCGGGGCGGTTCGTCACCGCGGACCTGACCGACTACGGCCAGGTCGCCGAGCTGATGAGCGGCTTCGACGAGTCGGCCCCGGCCACCGCCGTCGTCCACCTGGCGGCGGTCCCCGCCCCCGGCCTGCGGCCCGATGCCGCGACCTTCGCGAACAACGTCCCGGCCACCTACAACGTGTTCCGGGCAGCGCGCGCGGCAGGGGTCCGGAACGTGGTCTGGGCCTCCTCCGAGACGGTGCTGGGCCTGCCGTTCGCCGTGCCCCCGGTCTCGGTGCCCGTGGACGAGGAGATGCCGGTCCAGCCGTGGAGCACCTACGCCCTCGGAAAGGTCTGCGAGGAGGAGCTGGCACGCCACCTGGTGCGGTGGGACCCGGAGCTCAAGATGGTCGCTCTGCGGTTCTCGAACGTCATGCACCCGCAGGACTACCTGGAGTTCGACACCTGGCAGGACGACGCGTCCGCGCGGCGGTGGAACATGTGGTCCTACATCGACGCGCGCGACGGCGCGCAGGCCACCCGGCGTGCGCTGGAGGCCGATCTCGTGGGGTTCGAGGCGTTCATCATCGCGAACTCCGACACCTGCATGCGCCGCGACTCGGCCGACCTGCTCGACGAGCAGTTCCCCGGGATCGAGCGCACGCGGGCGATCCGCGGGCGCGAGAGCCTGCTCAGCATCGACAAGGCGCGCCGCCTGCTCGGGTACGAGCCGCGCCACTCGTGGACGACCTGA
- a CDS encoding glycoside hydrolase family 127 protein, translating to MTLTHGLPVAPSRGRLRPLGLDDVTIDGGFWGERQDLNAAATIPHVESWLERLGWIGNFDAAVEGRLPGDRKGREFSDSETYKLLEGMAWELGRRPDPALQARFDAIVARVAAAQEADGYLSTMFGRPGQAARYSDLEWGHELYCFGHLIQAGVARARTVGLDDELVRVSVRAADHVCDVFGLGGIASVCGHPEIEVALAELYRVTGQRRYLDQASLFVERRGRGVLGEIDFGPQYFQDDVPVREATVFDGHAVRALYLAAGAVDVAVETADDGLLAAVTSQTLATLARRTYLTGGMGAHHEGESFGADFELPPDRSYSETCAGIASIMLNHRLVLATGDARHADAIERTLFNIVATAPAADGRGFYYTNTLYQRVEGTMPDPDEPSARASSAARPPFFAVSCCPTNLTRTFASLGAYLATADDHGVQVHQYAPSTIRAVVAGEPVEVKVATTYPATGRITVTAVTAPSAGWSLTLRVPGWASGARLASAGGPAEPVEPGYVTVAGPATGESVVLELPVDARWTWADARVDAVRGQVAVERGPVVMALESVDLGADVATARVRTDAAPVEAEGRVLVPVRTVVPHDGGWPYGTRTEDDGAAERLVPLIAYHSWAERGPSTMRIWMPEG from the coding sequence ATGACACTCACACACGGTCTTCCGGTCGCCCCGTCGCGAGGGCGCCTGCGCCCGCTCGGCCTGGACGACGTCACGATCGACGGCGGGTTCTGGGGCGAGCGTCAGGACCTGAACGCCGCGGCGACGATCCCGCACGTCGAGTCCTGGCTCGAGAGGCTCGGCTGGATCGGGAACTTCGACGCCGCCGTCGAGGGGCGCCTGCCGGGCGACCGGAAGGGCCGCGAGTTCTCCGACTCGGAGACCTACAAGCTCCTGGAGGGCATGGCGTGGGAGCTGGGCCGCCGGCCGGACCCCGCCCTGCAGGCCCGGTTCGACGCGATCGTGGCCCGGGTCGCGGCCGCGCAGGAGGCCGACGGGTACCTGAGCACGATGTTCGGGCGGCCGGGGCAGGCGGCACGCTACTCGGACCTGGAGTGGGGCCACGAGCTGTACTGCTTCGGGCATCTGATCCAGGCGGGCGTGGCGCGCGCCCGGACGGTCGGCCTGGACGACGAGCTGGTGCGGGTGAGCGTGCGCGCGGCGGACCACGTCTGCGACGTCTTCGGGCTGGGCGGGATCGCGTCGGTGTGCGGGCACCCGGAGATCGAGGTCGCCCTGGCGGAGCTGTACCGGGTCACCGGGCAGCGCCGGTACCTGGACCAGGCGAGCCTGTTCGTCGAGCGGCGCGGGCGCGGGGTGCTGGGGGAGATCGACTTCGGCCCGCAGTACTTCCAGGATGACGTGCCCGTGCGCGAGGCGACCGTGTTCGACGGGCACGCGGTGCGCGCGCTGTACCTGGCGGCCGGCGCGGTCGACGTCGCCGTGGAGACCGCCGACGACGGTCTGCTGGCCGCCGTGACGTCGCAGACGCTGGCGACGCTGGCGCGGCGCACCTACCTGACGGGAGGAATGGGCGCCCACCACGAAGGGGAGTCGTTCGGCGCGGACTTCGAGCTGCCGCCGGACCGTTCCTACTCGGAGACCTGCGCGGGGATCGCGTCGATCATGCTCAACCACCGCCTCGTGCTGGCCACGGGCGATGCCCGCCACGCGGACGCGATCGAGCGCACGCTGTTCAACATCGTGGCCACCGCCCCGGCCGCGGACGGCCGGGGCTTCTACTACACGAACACGCTGTACCAGCGTGTCGAGGGCACGATGCCCGACCCGGACGAGCCGAGCGCTCGTGCCTCCTCGGCGGCGCGCCCGCCGTTCTTCGCCGTGTCCTGCTGCCCGACGAACCTGACGCGCACGTTCGCCTCGCTGGGTGCGTACCTGGCGACGGCCGACGATCACGGCGTGCAGGTCCACCAGTACGCCCCGTCGACGATCAGGGCCGTCGTCGCGGGCGAGCCGGTGGAGGTGAAGGTCGCCACGACCTATCCCGCGACCGGGCGCATCACCGTGACCGCGGTGACGGCGCCGTCGGCGGGGTGGTCGCTGACGTTGCGCGTACCGGGGTGGGCGTCCGGCGCGCGCCTCGCGTCCGCGGGAGGTCCCGCCGAGCCCGTCGAGCCGGGGTACGTGACGGTGGCGGGCCCGGCGACGGGGGAGTCCGTCGTGCTCGAGCTGCCGGTCGACGCCCGGTGGACGTGGGCCGACGCGCGGGTCGACGCGGTGCGCGGCCAGGTGGCCGTCGAGCGCGGCCCCGTCGTGATGGCACTGGAGTCGGTCGACCTGGGTGCCGACGTCGCGACGGCCCGGGTGCGCACCGACGCGGCCCCCGTCGAGGCCGAGGGGCGGGTTCTGGTCCCCGTGCGCACGGTGGTGCCGCACGACGGCGGCTGGCCCTACGGCACCAGGACGGAGGACGACGGCGCTGCCGAGCGTCTCGTCCCGCTGATCGCCTACCACTCCTGGGCCGAGCGCGGCCCGTCGACCATGCGGATCTGGATGCCCGAAGGCTGA
- a CDS encoding beta-galactosidase, with translation MTLPTDTFLYGGDYNPEQWPEEVWATDMALLAEAGITSVTLNVFAWASLQPSADVYDFARLDRIVRTVSDAGMRIVLATSTAAIPAWMSLHHPDVNRVDQRGTRRRHGQRHNPCISSPTFRTYAAALAGKLAERYGAEPNLVAWHVSNEYGGFCWCDLCAEGFRGWLRSRYGTLEALNQAWNSAFWSHTYHSFAEIFPPDQRGDAISADTTSNAAFVGSKVVLPGAALDYRRFYGAQVLESYREEKAAIRRFDRVRPVTTNMMGTFEDYDYFTWSEDVDVVSWDSYPAFDTSPAEVSMRHDLMRAVGKQKPFMLMEQTPSRQNWQPYNSLKRPGQLRAQSWQAVARGADTVQYFQLRQSAGGCEKFHGAVIGANGSARTREFREVAALGAELGRVGTRVLGSQVEHGTVGIVFDWPSRWGIGFSAGPSVSLDYVNETLRWYTEVSRRNVPVDLLSRDSDLTGYDAVIAPCLYLLSEATIAALRAYVEAGGRLLLTPMSALVGESDLLFQGEAPVPFRDLAGVWIDETDALPPGTRVPVTFTDGGVHAASGEILADVVHADEGTQVLATYAGEFYAGTPALTFRPSGGGGGVLYAATFPCGDGLRATVDALLGEKAAGVPTPDGVQLSRRVRDDGTVLTFVVNTTGSAHTVDVDGLAGTDILGGGPVEGSIALGPYGVAVVEAGA, from the coding sequence ATGACGCTCCCCACCGACACGTTCCTCTACGGCGGCGACTACAACCCAGAGCAGTGGCCCGAGGAGGTGTGGGCCACGGACATGGCCCTTCTGGCCGAGGCGGGGATCACGAGCGTCACGCTCAACGTCTTCGCGTGGGCCTCGCTCCAGCCGTCCGCGGACGTCTACGACTTCGCGCGACTCGACAGGATCGTCCGCACGGTGTCCGACGCCGGGATGCGGATCGTCCTCGCCACGTCGACCGCCGCCATCCCCGCCTGGATGTCGCTCCACCACCCGGACGTCAACCGCGTCGACCAGCGCGGGACCCGCCGGCGCCACGGCCAGCGGCACAACCCGTGCATCAGCTCGCCGACCTTCCGGACGTACGCGGCGGCCCTCGCGGGCAAGCTCGCCGAGCGCTACGGCGCCGAGCCGAACCTGGTGGCCTGGCACGTCTCCAACGAGTACGGCGGGTTCTGCTGGTGCGACCTGTGCGCCGAGGGGTTCCGCGGATGGCTGCGATCCCGGTACGGCACCCTCGAAGCGCTCAACCAGGCCTGGAACTCCGCCTTCTGGTCCCACACCTACCACTCGTTCGCGGAGATCTTCCCGCCCGACCAGCGCGGGGACGCCATCTCGGCCGACACGACGAGCAACGCCGCCTTCGTCGGATCCAAGGTGGTGCTGCCCGGTGCCGCGCTCGACTACCGGCGCTTCTACGGAGCGCAGGTCCTGGAGTCGTACCGCGAGGAGAAGGCGGCGATCCGTCGCTTCGACCGGGTGCGTCCCGTCACCACCAACATGATGGGCACGTTCGAGGACTACGACTACTTCACGTGGTCCGAGGACGTCGACGTCGTGAGCTGGGACTCCTACCCGGCGTTCGACACGAGCCCGGCCGAGGTGAGCATGCGGCACGACCTCATGCGCGCGGTCGGGAAGCAGAAGCCGTTCATGCTCATGGAGCAGACGCCGTCGCGGCAGAACTGGCAGCCGTACAACTCGCTCAAGCGTCCGGGCCAGCTGCGGGCGCAGTCCTGGCAAGCCGTCGCCCGCGGCGCCGACACCGTCCAGTACTTCCAGCTGCGCCAGTCCGCGGGCGGCTGCGAGAAGTTCCACGGCGCCGTCATCGGCGCCAACGGCTCCGCGCGGACGCGCGAGTTCCGCGAGGTCGCCGCGCTCGGCGCCGAGCTGGGGCGGGTGGGCACCCGCGTGCTCGGGTCCCAGGTCGAGCACGGCACGGTCGGCATCGTCTTCGACTGGCCGTCGCGCTGGGGCATCGGCTTCTCGGCCGGCCCGAGCGTCTCGCTCGACTACGTGAACGAGACGCTGCGCTGGTACACCGAGGTGTCACGCCGCAACGTGCCGGTCGACCTGCTCTCCCGCGACAGCGACCTCACCGGTTACGACGCCGTCATCGCCCCGTGCCTGTACCTGCTCTCCGAGGCGACCATCGCCGCGCTGCGCGCGTACGTCGAGGCCGGAGGCCGCCTCCTGCTGACGCCGATGAGCGCGCTCGTCGGCGAGTCCGACCTGCTGTTCCAGGGCGAGGCCCCGGTGCCGTTCCGCGACCTGGCCGGCGTCTGGATCGACGAGACCGACGCGCTCCCGCCCGGCACACGCGTGCCGGTCACGTTCACCGACGGCGGCGTGCACGCCGCGTCGGGCGAGATCCTCGCCGACGTCGTCCACGCCGACGAGGGCACGCAGGTGCTGGCGACCTATGCGGGCGAGTTCTACGCCGGCACACCCGCGCTCACGTTCCGCCCGTCGGGCGGCGGCGGTGGCGTGCTCTACGCCGCGACGTTCCCGTGCGGCGACGGGCTGCGCGCCACCGTCGACGCCCTGCTCGGCGAGAAGGCCGCCGGGGTCCCCACGCCCGACGGCGTCCAGCTCTCGCGCCGCGTGCGCGACGACGGGACGGTGCTGACCTTCGTCGTCAACACCACGGGCAGCGCGCACACGGTCGACGTCGACGGCCTGGCCGGGACCGACATCCTCGGCGGCGGTCCCGTCGAAGGGTCGATCGCGCTGGGGCCGTACGGCGTCGCGGTGGTGGAGGCCGGCGCCTGA
- a CDS encoding magnesium and cobalt transport protein CorA: MTTSLPARAPRSEAPRAIPRGLGGVLRPRRRPTENTVVQRERVATVRRNAVVTSAIYDDGHRTSSHARLGETFRALRSRPGGMAWIGLERPDPAELATLAAEFDLHTLAIEDAIQAHQRPKLERYGETLFVVLHAARYDDAAEEVEFSELHVFVGPDFVVTVRHGASPDLPAVRRRMEADPEMLARGPEAVLYAILDAVVDGYLPVVNGLENDIDEIESQVFTTGAEASRRIYELSREVADFLRAVRPLRQVCHALTQGFNKYKVDDELQTRLRDVVDHLTEVAERVETQRGALRDILTVNATLVAQRQNEEAKVQNEEVKKISSWAAILFAPTVVGGIYGMNFDVMPELHWAFGYPFALGLMLAVSGVLWGVFRLKRWI, from the coding sequence ATGACCACGTCCCTGCCTGCCCGTGCCCCCCGATCCGAGGCGCCGCGCGCGATCCCGCGCGGCCTCGGCGGCGTGCTGCGCCCGCGCCGTCGGCCCACCGAGAACACCGTCGTCCAGCGCGAGCGCGTGGCGACGGTGCGCCGCAACGCCGTCGTGACCTCCGCGATCTACGACGACGGTCACCGCACGTCGAGCCACGCACGGCTCGGCGAGACGTTCCGGGCGCTGCGATCGCGCCCCGGCGGCATGGCGTGGATCGGCCTGGAGCGGCCCGACCCCGCCGAGCTGGCGACGCTCGCCGCCGAGTTCGACCTGCACACGCTCGCGATCGAGGACGCCATCCAGGCCCACCAGCGGCCCAAGCTGGAGCGGTACGGCGAGACCCTGTTCGTGGTGCTGCACGCGGCGCGGTACGACGACGCCGCCGAGGAGGTCGAATTCTCCGAGCTGCACGTGTTCGTCGGCCCCGACTTCGTCGTCACGGTGCGCCACGGCGCCTCGCCCGACCTTCCTGCGGTGCGGCGGCGCATGGAGGCCGACCCGGAGATGCTCGCGCGCGGCCCCGAGGCCGTGCTGTACGCGATCCTCGACGCCGTCGTCGACGGGTACCTGCCCGTGGTCAACGGCCTGGAGAACGACATCGACGAGATCGAGTCGCAGGTCTTCACCACGGGCGCCGAGGCGTCGCGGCGCATCTACGAGCTGTCGCGCGAGGTCGCGGACTTCCTGCGCGCGGTGCGCCCGCTGCGGCAGGTGTGCCACGCCCTGACCCAGGGCTTCAACAAGTACAAGGTCGACGACGAGCTGCAGACCCGGCTGCGCGACGTCGTCGACCACCTCACCGAGGTGGCCGAGCGCGTCGAGACGCAGCGCGGGGCGCTGCGCGACATCCTCACCGTCAACGCGACGCTCGTCGCGCAGCGGCAGAACGAGGAGGCCAAGGTGCAGAACGAGGAGGTCAAGAAGATCTCTTCCTGGGCGGCCATCCTGTTCGCCCCGACCGTCGTGGGCGGTATCTACGGCATGAACTTCGACGTCATGCCCGAGCTGCACTGGGCGTTCGGCTACCCGTTCGCACTCGGGCTCATGCTCGCGGTGAGCGGCGTGCTGTGGGGAGTCTTCCGGCTCAAGCGCTGGATCTGA